From Triticum urartu cultivar G1812 chromosome 2, Tu2.1, whole genome shotgun sequence, a single genomic window includes:
- the LOC125538734 gene encoding protein JINGUBANG-like has translation MKLLPRLCMATSSAAAAGDSDASSNKLASVASTSSSTVSTSSSAAAAAVSEASSSTSLPSLSTATSNAASFAHVATLLPPPTAASAAAAVAVVDVSRGFVVARPASVALHDLGTLEPTSTSDPGHDTATAGSVKCVAHVHGGKAVTGHQDGRLRLWRVSSRAPARIRLAAALPTVSDRLRRFPLPSNHVAVRRHHRRLWIEHADTVSGVAASTDGRLLFSVSWDKTLKVWAIPSLRCLQSLPAHDDAVNAVAVAPDGTVYTGSADRRVRVWAPRPASDKTTKRQSKKPVYYLAATLSRHTAAVNAVAVGCGGQVLYSGGNDRCVVVWEREDSASHMVAIGALRGHRKAVLSIASTGGGLVVSGSADHTVRAWRRETDGRGHTCVAVIDGHGSAVRSVAVALVPGKKQLQGGDDGDDGGEEWRVCSASFDGEVRVWSLRVTTGL, from the coding sequence ATGAAGCTTCTCCCGCGCCTCTGCATGGCCACcagcagcgccgccgccgcgggcgACAGCGACGCCAGCAGCAACAAGCTCGCCTCGgtcgcctccacctcctcctccaccgtctcaacctcctcctccgccgccgcggccgcggTCTCCGAGGCGTCCTCCTCCACGTCCCTCCCTTCGCTCTCCACCGCCACGTCGAATGCCGCCTCCTTCGCCCACGTCGCCACGCTCCTCCCTCCGCCCACGGCGGCGTCGGCGGCAGCGGCCGTCGCGGTGGTGGACGTCTCCCGCGGCTTCGTCGTCGCCAGGCCGGCGTCCGTCGCCCTCCACGACCTCGGCACCCTCGAGCCGACGTCCACCTCCGACCCGGGCCACGACACCGCGACCGCCGGCTCGGTCAAGTGCGTGGCGCACGTCCACGGTGGCAAGGCCGTGACGGGCCACCAGGACGGGAGGCTGCGCCTGTGGCGGGTCTCTTCGCGCGCGCCCGCCCGGATCCGCCTCGCCGCCGCGCTCCCCACGGTCTCCGACCGCCTCCGCCGGTTCCCGCTCCCGTCCAACCACGTCGCCGTCCGACGCCACCACCGCCGGCTCTGGATAGAGCATGCCGACACCGTGTCCGGCGTCGCCGCGTCCACGGACGGCCGCCTCCTCTTCTCCGTCTCCTGGGACAAGACGCTCAAGGTCTGGGCCATCCCGTCCCTCCGCTGCTTGCAGTCCTTGCCGGCGCACGACGATGCCGTCAACGCGGTCGCCGTCGCCCCCGACGGCACGGTGTACACCGGCTCCGCCGACAGGCGCGTTCGTGTCTGGGCGCCCAGGCCCGCGTCGGACAAGACCACCAAGCGTCAGAGCAAGAAGCCGGTTTACTACCTGGCGGCCACCCTCTCCCGCCACACGGCGGCGGTGAACGCCGTGGCCGTCGGGTGCGGGGGGCAGGTGCTCTACTCCGGCGGCAACGATCGCTGCGTGGTGGTGTGGGAGCGGGAGGACAGCGCGAGCCACATGGTCGCGATCGGGGCGCTTCGGGGGCACCGCAAGGCGGTGCTCTCCATCGCGAGCACGGGGGGCGGGCTGGTTGTGAGCGGGTCGGCGGATCACACGGTTCGGGCCTGGCGGCGCGAGACGGACGGACGTGGCCACACGTGCGTCGCCGTGATCGACGGGCACGGCAGCGCCGTCCGTTCGGTGGCGGTGGCTCTCGTTCCGGGCAAGAAGCAGCTGCAGGGGGGAGACGACGGCGATGACGGCGGCGAGGAATGGAGGGTGTGCAGCGCCAGCTTTGACGGCGAGGTGCGGGTCTGGTCGTTGCGGGTGACGACGGGTTTGTAG
- the LOC125533645 gene encoding protein MHF2 homolog — protein MEDFHEETREARDETFNPDLIRAIFKLVWSRRTDRGGVVDEAVDVEPAAETSRRNRSTSANASALQVSCELLRMFVAEAVQRCAVIAEAEGTTTIEPTHLERVLPQLLLDF, from the exons ATGGAAGATTTCCATGAAGAGACGCGCGAGGCACGGGACGAGACCTTCAATCCG GATCTGATCCGCGCGATATTCAAGCTTGTGTGGAGCCGGCGGACCGACAGGGGCGGCGTCGTCGACGAGGCCGTAGACGTCGAG CCTGCTGCGGAGACGTCAAGGAGGAACCGGAGTACCTCTG CCAATGCAAGTGCACTTCAAGTGAGCTGCGAACTTCTTCGGATGTTTGTCGCAG AGGCTGTCCAGCGGTGTGCTGTTATAGCTGAAGCAGAGGGGACGACCACAATTGAGCCCACCCACCTGGAGCGAGTTTTGCCGCAGCTTCTTCTGGACTTCTAG